The Actinosynnema mirum DSM 43827 genomic interval CCTCGTCCAGCACCTCGTCGACCCTGCGGACCGGGATGCCGTTGGACCTGGCCATCCACAGCAGGTGGGTGCGGGCCGAGCGGTTGGGGTGCACCCACTTCGCGTCGAGCAGCGCGCCCACGGAGCGCAGCGGGTTCTTGATCTTGTTGTACGGCGTGCCGTCGATCAGGACCCGCCCCGCCGTCGGGCGGTCGAGTCCGAGCACCATCCGCATGGTGGTGGACTTGCCCGCCCCGTTGGGGCCGAGGAAGCCGGTCACCCTGCCAGGTCGGACGGTGAACGACAGGTCGTTCACCGCTACGGTGCTCCCGTAGCGCTTGGTGAGGCCGATCGCCTCGATCATCGAGTGCTCTCCTCTCGCTTCCCCGGTTCTCCGCTGTGGTGAAAAAACTTCCACCCCGGCGTGCCCTCGCGCATCGACCGGTAGTCGAAAGCGGCGTAGTTCTTCGGTCTCATCTTCGGTATTACTACGAACGGGGGACTCAGTGATCACCCTGAGTCAGCCCTGTTGTTCCGCGCTCGGGGTCTCGGGGTCGGGGGGTCCTACGGTTGGCCCCATGGGTTACACGGATGCCCCCGAGGGCTGGTGGCGTGAGTTCGTCGCGGCCAGGCCGCGCACCGGGAAGCTGGCCGTCGTCCGCGCCGACGGATCGCCGCACGTGACGCCGGTCTGGGTCGACGTCGACGGCAGCTCGATCGTGTTCACGACGCACGTGGAGTCGGTGAAGGGCAAGGCGATCCTGCGCGACGGGCGGATCTCGCTCTGCCTGGACGACGAGGAGCCGCCCTACGCGTTCGTGACGCTGTCGGGGAAGGCCGAGGTGGACGACGACCCGGAGCAGGTCACCTACTGGGCGGGCAGGCTCGGCGCGCGGTACATGGGCGCGGACCGGGCGAACGAGTACGCGGCGCGCAACGGCGTGCCGGGCGAGGTCGTGGTGCGGCTGCGGAACCCGAAGGTCGTGGCGAAGGTGGACGTCGCGGACTGAGGTGGCGGCGGGAGTGGGCGGCCTGGACCAGGGGGGAGCGGGACCGGGTGGCCGAGACGCGGTGCTCGGAGCCGGGCGCCGGGGGCCGGACCGGTCGGGGCTAGTCGCCGAACACCAGCCTCGGTCGCCGCAGCGGCGCCTTCCACAGCCGCACGGCCAGGTCGGCGTACCACTCCTGCGCCTCCCGCTCCTCCTCGAAGCCGAGCAGGAACGCGATGTCGTCCCAGGTCCAGCCCTGCCTGATCAGCAGGGCGATCATGCTCGCGTCGGACTGGTCCACCTTCCGGCGCGCGTCGAAGTTCATGTGCGCCCAGCCCGCGATGACGTCGTCGGGCACCCACGCCCGGCCGACGCCCGCCGACGCGACCTCGACCGAGAGCGGCATCGCGACCAGCGGCATCCCCCCGACCAGGCGGTGCTGCTCGGGGGTGAACCGGCTGCGCAACCAGTCGTCCACAGCTCGGGGGCAAGGGCGCGGTCCCTCCACCTGAACGAGTTTCGGCTTGTCACCCCGGCCGGTCAACCGCTCTTGCGGCAGGATTCACGCCATGACCTTGCGCCTGCACGCCCCGGTGGTCCTGCCCTGCGACCCCGCCTGCACAGTCCTGCGCGACGCGGTGGTCGACGTCGACGAGCACGGCAGGATCGCCTTCGTCGGCCCCCGCGCCGACGCCCCCGAGCACACCGGCGCCACCCGCGAGCTGACCGGCATCCTGATGCCCGGCCTCGTCAACGCCCACGCGCACACCCCGATGATCCTGCTCAGGGGCATGGGCGGCGACCTGCCGCTGATGCGCTGGCTGCAGGAGGCCATGTGGCCCGCCGAGGCCAAGATGACCCCCGCCGACATGCGCTCGGGGATGCTGCTCGGCGCGGTCGAGATGCTCCGCAACGGCGTCACCACCAGCGCGGAGATGTACTTCAACGGCGAGCAGCTCGCCGAGGCGGTCATCGAGGCCGGGTCCCGCGCGCTGTTTGGCGCGGCGATCATGGAGCTGCCGGGCATGGACTGGCGGGCGCAGACCGACGAGGTGAACCGCTGGATCGACGCGGACGGCCTGCGGATCGGCCCGCACGAGCGCTTCGAGATCAGCTACGGGCCGCACTCGGCGTACACGCTCTCGGCGGACGCGCTCGGCGTCGTCGGCGGCGAGGCCAGGCAGCGCGGGGCGCTGGTGCAGGTGCACGTGGCCGAGTCGACGCAGGAGGACGTGGCGCAGCGCGAGCAGTACGGCTCGGTGCCGAAGCTGCTGGAGCAGGTCGGCGCGCTCGGCGGGCGCGTGCTGTCCGCGCACTCGGTGCACCTGTCCGACGAGGACGTGGCGATCTACGCCAAGCACGGCGTGGGCGTCGCGCACTGCCCCGGCTCGAACATGAAGCTCGCCTCCGGCGTCGCGCGGATCAGGTACTACCTGGACAACGGCGTGAAGGTCGGCCTCGGCACGGACGGCCCGGCCAGCAACGACGACCTGGACCTGATGGAGGAGGCGCGGCTGGCCGCGCTGCTGGCGCGGGTGTCGGGCCTGGACGCGACGGCGATGCGGGCGGCCGACGCGCTGCTGCTGGCCACCAGGGGCAGCGCGGACGCGCTGGGCCGCGACGACATCGGCGCGCTGGAGGCCGGGCGCTGGGGCGACGTGGTGCACGTGGACGTGGACGACCCGGCGTTCGCGACGGGGCTGGACGCGCCGGACGAGCAGGTGCTGGCGAACCTGGTGTGGGCCAGCGGGACGCGGCGGGTCAGCGACGTGTGGGTCGCGGGCGAGCAGGTCGTCGAGGCGGGCGAGTCGACGCGGGTGGACCGGCGCGAGGCGCAGGCCGAGGTCGCCGGGATCGCGGCCCGGCTGCGGTAGCGCGCCCCGCGCTCCCGGCTGCCGCGAGGCGGCCGGGAGCGGGCGCCGCCCGGTTTCCCCGGCGCTCAGCCCAGGGGCGCTCAGCCCAGCCTGGTCCTCGGGCGCACCACGATCTCGGTGATGTGCGCGTCGTCCCCGGCCAGCACCGCGCGCGCCACGGCGTCCGCGACGGACTCGGCCCGCAGGTACAGCTCGGCCTCGTACTCGCCGCCCTCCTGCTGCCGCACGTCGCGCTGCATGTCCGTGTCGACCCGGCCGGGGTGCACCGAGGTGACGCGCAGGGCGGGCTCCTCGGCCCGCAGGACGTCGCCGAACGCCCGCAGCGCGAACTTGCTGGCCGCGTAGACGCCCCAGCCGGGGTTCGCGCGCAGCCCGGCGCCCGAGTTGATCAGCACCACGTCGCCGCGCGCCTCGCGCAGCAGCGGCAGCGCCAACCGGGTCAGCTCGGCGACCGCGACGACGTTGACCTCCAGGGTGCGCCGCCACACCTCGGCCGACGCACCGGACAGCGGCCCCAGCTCGGCCACGCCCGCGCTGTGCACCAGCACGTCCAACCGCTCGATCCCGGCGACCGCCCCGGCGAGCGCCTCCGCGTCGGTCAGCTCGACGGCGAACGGCCGGGCGCCGGGCAGCTCGTCGGCCAGCGCCCGCAGCGCGGCCTCGTCACGGCCGCCGAGCAGCACGTCGTGGGTGGGGGCGAGGGCGCGCGCCACGGCGGCGCCGATGCCTCGGGAGGCTCCGGTGATCAGGGCTGCGGGGCGTTCGGTCATGGGGGAACCCTAGAGGGTGAACCGGGTGACGGCCGTGCGCCGGAACCGCCCGCGCCGGGCAGTGCCCCGGACAGCGCGACAGACAGCGCGACAGACGGCGCGACGGCCCCGCGCACGGGTGCGCGGGGCCGTCGGAGCGCGTCGCGGTCACGCCCGTCCCCGACCGCGACGACCGGGAGTCGTCAGCCGCAGACGCGGCCCCGGTCCTTCTTCCACACCGCCACCACGGACGGCCTCGGCTGCGAGGTCCCGCCGTCCGGCCAGTGCGACACCGGGTTGTCGGCGTTCGCCCCGTCGACCTCGCCGGGGTGCTGCACCGACACCAGCACGAACTCGTCGTCCACCACGGGCCCGCAGGTCTCCGCGCCGCGCGGCACGGTCAGGAACTGCTTGACCCGCCCCCGGTACTTCCCCTCGACCGGCACGGCGAACAGGCCGTCGTTGGAGCCGAGCGCGTTGCCGTCGGTGGAGATCCACAGGTTGCCGCGCGAGTCGAACGCGACGTTGTCCGGGCAGGAGATCGGCGAGACCTGGGTCTTGTCGTAGCCGCCGAAGTAGGTGTCGGCGGTGTTCGGGTCGCCGCACACCAGCAGCAGCTTCCAGGAGAAGCTCAGCGCGGTGTTGTCGCCGCGCCGCTCCTCGATCTCCAGCACGTGGCCGTGCTTGTTGCCGGGGCGCGGGTTGGGCTCGGTCGGGCCCTCCTTGCCGGTCTTGCCCCGGTCGGTGTTGTTGGTCAGCGCCGCGTAGATCCGGCGGTTGCGCGGGTTCGGCTCGACGTCCTCGGGCCGGTCCATCTTGGTCGGCGACACGGCGTCGGCGGCGAGCCGGGTGAAGACGTAGACCTCCTCGGCGGTGAAGCCGGGCACGAACGAGCGGTTGCCCGCCGCCAGCCTGATCCACTCGCCCGCGCCGTCGAACTCGCCGTCCGAGGGCAGCTTGCCGGAGCCGTCGATCTCCGCGACCGGGCTGTCGCCGGTGAGGCGGGCGACGTACAGGGTGCCCTTGTCCAGCAGCTTCTTGTTGTGCTCGCGGGCGTGCTTGCTGTTGCCCGGCTTGTACTTCTCGTCGGAGACGAACTTGTACAGGTAGTCGAAGCGCTCGTCGTCGCCCATGTAGGCCACGGCGCGGCCGTCCTGGGCGATGATGACGTTCGCGCCCTCGTGCTTGAAGCGGCCGAGCGCGGTGTGCTTGACCGGGGGCGCGTCGGGGTCGTGCGGGTCGATCTCGACGACCCAGCCGAAGCGGTGCGGCTCGTTGGGCTCCTGGGCGATGTCGAAGCGCTTGTCGAACCGCTCCCACTTGCGGGTGGTCGCGCCGGAGGACATGCCGTAGCGGGCGATCCGCTTCTGCTGCGCCGGGTCGGTGACCGTGCTGCCGTTGGCGAAGTACTGGTTGAAGTTCTCCTCGCCGGACAGGACCGTGCCCCACGGCGTGACGCCGCCCGCGCAGTTGTTCATCGTGCCCAGCACGCGGGTTCCGGTGCGGTCGGCGGAGGTCTTGAGCAGGTCGCTGCCCGCCGCCGGACCCGTGACGCGGAACTCGGAGGTGAGGGTGACGCGGCGGTTGTAGCGGCGGTCCAGCTTGGGCTGGAGCTTGCCGCTGCGCCGGTCGCGCTCGACCAGGACCACGGACATCCCGTGCGCGGCCCAGGCGATCTCGGCCTGCTCGCGGGTGGGGTTGGCCGCGTCGTAGCCGCGGAACATGAACTCCTCGGTGGTGTACTCGTGGTTGCTCACCATGAGCCACCGGTCCCGGCCGTCGAGCGGGACCAGGCCGCAGAAGTCGTTGTTGAACCCGAACTGCCGGGCCTGCGCCGCGGCGCTCTGGCGGTCGAAGTCGAACTTCGGCGCGCCGGGCAGGACCGGGTCGCCCCAGCGGATCACGACGGACTGGTCGTAGCCCTCGGGGGTGACGACGCGGTCCTCGGTGTTGGGGGCGACGGGCGTGAAGTTGAGCCCGTCGCGCCTGCGCCCGCCGCCGAGGTCGAAGTCGGCGCCCCCGAGGTCGGGCTTGCCGGGGGCGGCTGCGGCGGTGCCCGCGAGGCCGACGCCCGAGGCGCCAGCGACGGCCAGCACGGCTCCCGCCTTCAGCAGGCCGCGGCGGCGCACGACCTCGCCGACAACGTCGCCGAAGTAGCTGTTGTCGGAGGTGTTGGGCGCCTCGTGGGCGCAGGCGTTGCCGCAGCGGTACCGGCAGGTGACGGCCGCTCGGCCGACCGGGTGGTTCGGGAACAGGGGCAGCAGGTGACGACCCTGGTCGGTGGGAGCGGGCACGCGGACCTCCGTGCATCGGTGGGAGCTCGTCATCGGGGAACTCGCGAGACGCTAGGTTTCGCAGTCCTCGTCCGGTGGGACAGCGGGTGAACGCCAGGCGAACACCTGCGCCGACGGTGGAGAACGGATCACCCGCCGTCCGTCCGGACGCGCGCTCCTGCCGCGCCGGGGCGCTCAGCCGAGGCCGATGTCGCCCAGCCTGCCGCGCTCCTCCCGCCACACCGCGACCACGGACGGCCTTGGCTGGGAGTCGCCGCCGTCCGGCCAGTGCGACGCCGGGTTGTCGGCGCTCGCCCCGTCGACCTCGCCGGGGTGCTGCACGCACACCAGCACGACCTGCCGCCCGACGACGGGCCCGCAGGTCTCCGCGCCGCGCGGCACGGTCAGGAACTGCTTGAGGTGCCCCCTGGACCGCCCCTCGACGGGGACGCCGAAGAGGCCGTCGTTGTGGCCCGCGAGCGCGCCGCCGGAGTCGGTGGCGATCCACAGGTTGCCGTGCGGGTCGAACGCGACGTTGTCGGGGCTGGAGATGGGGGAGACGCGGTCCTTGGGGAAGCCGCCGAAGTAGGTGTCGGGCGCGGCCGGGTCGCCGCACACCAGGAACAGGTTCCAGGCGAAGGTCGTGGACAGCGGGTCGTCGCGCCGCTCGGTCAGCTCCAGCACCTGGCCGTGCCGGTTGTCGATCCTCGGGTTCGGCTCGGTCGCGCCCTCCTTGCCGGGCTTGCCGCGCTCGGTGTTGTTGCTCAGCGCGCAGTACAGGACGCCGGTGCGCGGGTGGGTCTGGAGGTCCTCGGGGCGGTCCATCCTCGTGGCGCGCACCCGGTCGGCGGCGATCCTGGTGAAGACGCACACCTCCTCGGCGGTCATGCCGTCCACGAAGGACCGGTTCCCGGAGACCAGCGGGATCCACTCGCCGGTCCCGTCGAACCGGCCGTCCGAGGGCAGCGCGCCGGAGCCGTCGATCTCCTCGGGCGGGCTGTCGCCGCTGAAGCGGGCGACGTAGAGGGTCCCGTCGTCGAGCAGGGTCATGTTGTGCCTGCGCGCGGCCTTGCTGTCGCCGGGGCGGAAGCGCTTGGCGGAGACGAACTTGTAGACGTACTCGAAGCGCTCGTCGTCGCCGGAGTAGGCGACCACGCGGCCGTCCGCCGCGACGCGGACGTTGGCGCACTCGTGCTTGAAGCGGCCGAGCGCGGTGTGCTTGACCGGGGTGGAGGTCGGGTCGTGCGGGTCGAGCTCGACGACCCAGCCGAAGCGGTTGACCTCGTTCGGCTCCTGGGCGAGGTCGAAGCGGGGGTCGAAGCGCTCCCACTTGCGGGTGGTGGCGGAGCCGGTGACGCCGTAGCGGGACAGGCGCGGGTCGGCCAGGGCCTCGGCGTTGGCGAAGTACTGGTTGAAGTTCTCCTCGCCGGACAGGATCGTGCCCCAGGGCGTGACGCCGCCCGCGCAGTTGTTCATCGTGCCCAGCACGCGGGTTCCGGTCGGGTCGGCGGAGGTCTTGAGCAGGTCGCCGCCCGCCGCCGGACCGCGCACCTCGAACGGGGTGGCGAGGGTGATGCGGCGGTTGTGGCGGGAGAACACCGGGCGCAGGGCGCCGTCGCGCGGGGAGCGCTCGACGCGGACGACGGTGAGGCCGTGCGCGGCCCAGGCGATCTCGACCTGCTCGCGGGTGGGGTTGGCGGCGTCGTAGCCCCGGAACATGAGCTGCTCGGTGGTGTACTCGTGGTTGACCACGAGCAGGCCGGTCAGCTCGCGCTGGTCGAGGGGGAGCAGGGCGGCGAAGTCGTTGTTGAAGCCGAACTGGCGGGCCTGGGCGGCGGCGGTCTGGTGGTCGAAGTCGAACTCGGGGGCGCCTGGGAACAGCGGGTCGCCCCAGCGGATCACCACGGACTGGCGGTAGCCGTCGGGGACGACGACGCGGTCCTCGGCGTTGGGCGCGACGGGGGTGAAGTCGAGGCCCCTCGGGGCGGGGTGACCGGCTGCTCCGACGGGCGCTTCGGCGGCTGCTGCGGCTGCTGCGGGCGCGGCGGTGAGCGCGATGAGGGCCGTGCCGCCGAGGAGCGCGGTCCTGCGGCTGACGAGGTCGCCGAAGTACGGGTTTGCCGTGGGGTTGGGCACCTCGTGGAAGCAGGCGTCACCGCAGCGGTAGCGGCAGGTCAGCGCCGCGCGGCTGGGCGAGTGGTTGCCGATCAGGGGGAGCTGGAACGTCACGTCGAACGCCTCCTGCGGTCAGGTCGGGTCAACTGACCGTAGGCCGGCGTTCACCCTTTGTTAACCCACCGCGTCCTCGCCGACCAGCACGGCTTCGGCGGGCACGACCTTCTCGTCCCCGCCCTTGAAGGAGAGCAGCACGGCGGCCAGCGCGCAGGAGACCGCGGCGACGACGAACGGCTGCGGCAGGTGGCTGACGAACGTGGCGGCGAGCGCGCCGCCCAGCCAGCGCAGGAAGTTGTAGCCCGCGCTGGCGACCGGCCTCGGCGCGGGGCTCACGCTCATCGCGGTGCCGGTGAACAGGGTGTTGAGCAGGCCGGAGACCAGGCCGGACACGATGATCGCGACGACCAGCAGGGTCTTGTCCGGCACGGCCATGACGAGCATCAGCGCGGCGAACGCGAGCACGGCGGCCAGCGCGGCGCGGCGCTCGCCGAGGCGGGCGGCCAGGCGCGGGGCGAGCAGGACGCTGGAGAGCGCGACGCACAGGCCCCAGCCGAAGAAGACCAGGCCGATCTCGACCGCGCCCCAGCCGAGCACGAACGGCGACCAGGCGAGGACCGCGAAGAACGCGGCGGTGTAGAGCGCGGAGGCGAGGGCGGTGCGCAGCAGGCCGGGGTGGCGCAGGGCGCGCAGCGGGTCGAGCACGCCGACCCGGCCGCGCCTGCCGTCGTCGGCGAGCCAGACCGCGCAGAGCACGAGGGCGAGGGCCATGAGCACGGCGGTGCCGAGGAACGGGCCGCGCCAGGAGATGCTGCCCAGGAGCGCGCCGAGCAGCGGGCCGACGCTCAGGCCGAGCCCGAGGGCGGCTTCGTAGAGCAGGATCGCGCCCTCCTGGCCGCCGCTGGCCGCGCCGACGATGACGGAGAGGGCGGTGGCGATGAAGAAGGCGTTGCCGAGGCCCCAGACCGCGCGCAGGCCGATGAGCTGGCCGATCGAGCCCGCGAGGGCGCAGAGCAGGGTGGCGACGACGATCAGCGCGAGTCCGCCGACGAGGGTCCGCTTGGCGCCGAACCGGGCGCTGGCCGCGCCGGTGAACAGCATGGCGAGGACCTGGACGCCGAGGTAGGAGGAGAACAGGAGGGTGACCTGGGACGGGGACGCGTTCAGGCCTTCGGCGATCGACAGCAGGATCGGGTCGACGAGGCCGATGCCCATGAAGGCGATCACCGCGGCGAACGCCGTGACCCAGACCTGGCGGGGTTGGTGGAGGAATTTCATTTCGCCATGCTAACCGATTTTGCTTAGCATGGCGAAGGACCGTTCGAGGCAGTAGCTTCGGCCGGGTGGATGCTGTGGTGTTCGACCTGGACGGCGTGCTGGTGGACTCCGAGCGGACGTGGGACGAGGTCCGCAGGGCGTTCGCGGCCGAGCACGGCGGCGTCTGGCCGCCGGAGGCGACCGTGGCCATGCAGGGCATGAGCACCCCCGAGTGGGGTGACTACCTGGTGCGCGAGGTCGGCGTGCGGCTGAGCGCCGAGGAGGCCGCGCGGGGCGTGATCGCGGAGATGGCCAGGAGGTACGAGCAGGGCCCGCCGGTGCTGCCGGGCGCGGTCGAGGCGGTCCGCGCGGTGGCCGAGCGGTGGCCGGTGGCGATCGCGAGCTCGTCCCCGCCGGTGCTGATCCAGGCGTTCCTGGAGGCGACGGACCTGGGTGGGCTGGTGCGCGTGGCGGTGTCGAGCGAACAGGCGGGCGCGGGCAAACCGGCCCCGGACGTGTACCTGCTGGCCGCACGGGGCCTCGGCGTGGAACCGGGCCGGTGCGCGGCGGTGGAGGACTCGACGAACGGCCTGAAGTCGGCGCGCGCGGCGGGCATGGCGGTGTACGCGATCCCGAACCCGGACTTCCCCCCGGCGCCGGAGGCGCTGGAGGGGGCGGTGGTGCTGGGCGGGATCGGGGAGTTGGCGGGGGCGCTGGGGCGGGGGTGAGCCCTGGC includes:
- a CDS encoding PPOX class F420-dependent oxidoreductase, whose amino-acid sequence is MGYTDAPEGWWREFVAARPRTGKLAVVRADGSPHVTPVWVDVDGSSIVFTTHVESVKGKAILRDGRISLCLDDEEPPYAFVTLSGKAEVDDDPEQVTYWAGRLGARYMGADRANEYAARNGVPGEVVVRLRNPKVVAKVDVAD
- a CDS encoding SDR family oxidoreductase, with translation MTERPAALITGASRGIGAAVARALAPTHDVLLGGRDEAALRALADELPGARPFAVELTDAEALAGAVAGIERLDVLVHSAGVAELGPLSGASAEVWRRTLEVNVVAVAELTRLALPLLREARGDVVLINSGAGLRANPGWGVYAASKFALRAFGDVLRAEEPALRVTSVHPGRVDTDMQRDVRQQEGGEYEAELYLRAESVADAVARAVLAGDDAHITEIVVRPRTRLG
- a CDS encoding PhoX family protein; this encodes MPAPTDQGRHLLPLFPNHPVGRAAVTCRYRCGNACAHEAPNTSDNSYFGDVVGEVVRRRGLLKAGAVLAVAGASGVGLAGTAAAAPGKPDLGGADFDLGGGRRRDGLNFTPVAPNTEDRVVTPEGYDQSVVIRWGDPVLPGAPKFDFDRQSAAAQARQFGFNNDFCGLVPLDGRDRWLMVSNHEYTTEEFMFRGYDAANPTREQAEIAWAAHGMSVVLVERDRRSGKLQPKLDRRYNRRVTLTSEFRVTGPAAGSDLLKTSADRTGTRVLGTMNNCAGGVTPWGTVLSGEENFNQYFANGSTVTDPAQQKRIARYGMSSGATTRKWERFDKRFDIAQEPNEPHRFGWVVEIDPHDPDAPPVKHTALGRFKHEGANVIIAQDGRAVAYMGDDERFDYLYKFVSDEKYKPGNSKHAREHNKKLLDKGTLYVARLTGDSPVAEIDGSGKLPSDGEFDGAGEWIRLAAGNRSFVPGFTAEEVYVFTRLAADAVSPTKMDRPEDVEPNPRNRRIYAALTNNTDRGKTGKEGPTEPNPRPGNKHGHVLEIEERRGDNTALSFSWKLLLVCGDPNTADTYFGGYDKTQVSPISCPDNVAFDSRGNLWISTDGNALGSNDGLFAVPVEGKYRGRVKQFLTVPRGAETCGPVVDDEFVLVSVQHPGEVDGANADNPVSHWPDGGTSQPRPSVVAVWKKDRGRVCG
- a CDS encoding HAD family hydrolase, whose translation is MDAVVFDLDGVLVDSERTWDEVRRAFAAEHGGVWPPEATVAMQGMSTPEWGDYLVREVGVRLSAEEAARGVIAEMARRYEQGPPVLPGAVEAVRAVAERWPVAIASSSPPVLIQAFLEATDLGGLVRVAVSSEQAGAGKPAPDVYLLAARGLGVEPGRCAAVEDSTNGLKSARAAGMAVYAIPNPDFPPAPEALEGAVVLGGIGELAGALGRG
- a CDS encoding amidohydrolase family protein, with amino-acid sequence MTLRLHAPVVLPCDPACTVLRDAVVDVDEHGRIAFVGPRADAPEHTGATRELTGILMPGLVNAHAHTPMILLRGMGGDLPLMRWLQEAMWPAEAKMTPADMRSGMLLGAVEMLRNGVTTSAEMYFNGEQLAEAVIEAGSRALFGAAIMELPGMDWRAQTDEVNRWIDADGLRIGPHERFEISYGPHSAYTLSADALGVVGGEARQRGALVQVHVAESTQEDVAQREQYGSVPKLLEQVGALGGRVLSAHSVHLSDEDVAIYAKHGVGVAHCPGSNMKLASGVARIRYYLDNGVKVGLGTDGPASNDDLDLMEEARLAALLARVSGLDATAMRAADALLLATRGSADALGRDDIGALEAGRWGDVVHVDVDDPAFATGLDAPDEQVLANLVWASGTRRVSDVWVAGEQVVEAGESTRVDRREAQAEVAGIAARLR
- a CDS encoding PhoX family protein, which codes for MTFQLPLIGNHSPSRAALTCRYRCGDACFHEVPNPTANPYFGDLVSRRTALLGGTALIALTAAPAAAAAAAEAPVGAAGHPAPRGLDFTPVAPNAEDRVVVPDGYRQSVVIRWGDPLFPGAPEFDFDHQTAAAQARQFGFNNDFAALLPLDQRELTGLLVVNHEYTTEQLMFRGYDAANPTREQVEIAWAAHGLTVVRVERSPRDGALRPVFSRHNRRITLATPFEVRGPAAGGDLLKTSADPTGTRVLGTMNNCAGGVTPWGTILSGEENFNQYFANAEALADPRLSRYGVTGSATTRKWERFDPRFDLAQEPNEVNRFGWVVELDPHDPTSTPVKHTALGRFKHECANVRVAADGRVVAYSGDDERFEYVYKFVSAKRFRPGDSKAARRHNMTLLDDGTLYVARFSGDSPPEEIDGSGALPSDGRFDGTGEWIPLVSGNRSFVDGMTAEEVCVFTRIAADRVRATRMDRPEDLQTHPRTGVLYCALSNNTERGKPGKEGATEPNPRIDNRHGQVLELTERRDDPLSTTFAWNLFLVCGDPAAPDTYFGGFPKDRVSPISSPDNVAFDPHGNLWIATDSGGALAGHNDGLFGVPVEGRSRGHLKQFLTVPRGAETCGPVVGRQVVLVCVQHPGEVDGASADNPASHWPDGGDSQPRPSVVAVWREERGRLGDIGLG
- a CDS encoding MFS transporter produces the protein MKFLHQPRQVWVTAFAAVIAFMGIGLVDPILLSIAEGLNASPSQVTLLFSSYLGVQVLAMLFTGAASARFGAKRTLVGGLALIVVATLLCALAGSIGQLIGLRAVWGLGNAFFIATALSVIVGAASGGQEGAILLYEAALGLGLSVGPLLGALLGSISWRGPFLGTAVLMALALVLCAVWLADDGRRGRVGVLDPLRALRHPGLLRTALASALYTAAFFAVLAWSPFVLGWGAVEIGLVFFGWGLCVALSSVLLAPRLAARLGERRAALAAVLAFAALMLVMAVPDKTLLVVAIIVSGLVSGLLNTLFTGTAMSVSPAPRPVASAGYNFLRWLGGALAATFVSHLPQPFVVAAVSCALAAVLLSFKGGDEKVVPAEAVLVGEDAVG